Proteins found in one Candidatus Dependentiae bacterium genomic segment:
- a CDS encoding nucleoside deaminase, whose amino-acid sequence MFNAYNPVFMRRAIELSKEASIIKKTGGVFGAVVTKDDEIVGEGYNQVIKNNDPTWHAEMQAIREACRKVGSPHLKGYVLYTSAESCPMCLSAAYWAHLDHIFYAARVEDALEYGDFQDVDIYKEVSLPSEQRKIKATEALRDEAVEVWKEFAKMPDRARY is encoded by the coding sequence ATGTTTAATGCTTATAATCCAGTGTTTATGCGACGAGCGATTGAGTTAAGTAAAGAAGCTTCGATTATAAAAAAAACGGGCGGTGTTTTTGGAGCAGTTGTTACCAAGGATGATGAAATAGTCGGCGAAGGATATAACCAAGTTATAAAGAATAACGATCCTACCTGGCATGCTGAAATGCAAGCAATAAGAGAAGCATGCAGAAAAGTTGGTTCGCCTCATTTAAAAGGTTATGTATTGTATACCAGTGCAGAATCATGCCCTATGTGTTTGTCAGCAGCATATTGGGCACACCTTGACCATATTTTTTATGCTGCTCGTGTTGAGGATGCATTGGAATACGGTGATTTTCAAGATGTCGATATCTACAAAGAAGTTAGTTTGCCATCTGAACAACGTAAAATTAAGGCAACAGAAGCGTTGCGTGATGAAGCCGTAGAGGTTTGGAAAGAATTTGCTAAGATGCCTGACAGAGCTCGTTATTAA
- a CDS encoding multidrug efflux SMR transporter, whose product MAWLYLLLAGIMEVVWAVGLKYSEGFTKLVPSVVTIVGALLSVWLLGLALRTIPLGTAYAVWTGIGILGTVIFGVICFSEPVSVLRIISILLIVLGIMGLKFLGASAC is encoded by the coding sequence ATGGCATGGCTATATCTTCTCTTGGCAGGAATAATGGAAGTTGTTTGGGCGGTTGGATTAAAATATTCCGAAGGTTTTACCAAACTTGTTCCTTCTGTCGTGACTATTGTCGGCGCTTTATTGAGTGTTTGGCTTTTAGGTTTGGCTCTCAGGACAATTCCTTTGGGCACTGCTTATGCAGTGTGGACTGGCATTGGCATACTCGGCACCGTTATTTTTGGTGTTATTTGTTTTTCTGAACCAGTAAGTGTGCTGAGAATTATTTCTATTTTATTGATAGTGCTTGGCATAATGGGCTTAAAATTCCTGGGTGCTTCTGCTTGCTAA
- a CDS encoding ankyrin repeat domain-containing protein has protein sequence MKKIVYITFSVAIVSIAFVYAVSVQSEKKNHVIKVDKVTLNAQLFDAASKGDVAAVKAAIKAGADVDARDEHERIPMMLAVLNAHGNVVEVLLELGSNPNAVDSYQCPSLIKASYKGDSVAVRALLKAGSYINAINKYGESALINAAEYGHKDIVELLLQQPGIDRSLRTKEGHSALDVAKDPAIRALLLESN, from the coding sequence ATGAAAAAAATTGTTTATATAACATTTTCAGTAGCAATAGTAAGTATAGCTTTTGTGTATGCAGTTTCTGTACAAAGTGAGAAAAAAAATCACGTAATTAAGGTTGATAAGGTAACTCTTAATGCTCAGCTTTTTGATGCGGCTTCAAAGGGCGATGTGGCTGCGGTCAAAGCAGCAATTAAAGCGGGGGCTGATGTTGATGCGCGTGACGAGCATGAGCGTATACCAATGATGTTGGCGGTGCTTAATGCTCATGGCAACGTTGTTGAGGTACTCCTTGAACTTGGATCTAATCCTAATGCAGTGGATAGCTATCAGTGCCCATCGTTGATTAAGGCATCATACAAGGGTGATAGCGTTGCTGTTCGCGCCTTGCTTAAAGCAGGCTCCTATATTAATGCAATCAATAAATATGGTGAATCAGCACTTATTAATGCTGCTGAGTATGGGCATAAAGATATTGTAGAACTTTTATTGCAGCAGCCAGGGATTGACCGTAGCTTAAGAACTAAAGAAGGTCATTCAGCGCTCGATGTGGCTAAAGACCCAGCCATTAGAGCTTTGCTTTTAGAATCTAACTAA
- a CDS encoding cupin domain-containing protein: MTFNKNIFELAQQNTFFRRELVTGKHSQVVLMSVPVDGEIGMERHKVDQTLVFIKGHGQSIINGESSDVYAGHLVFVPAGAEHNFKNVGSDELKLFTVYAPAQHEPGALEEKKSE, encoded by the coding sequence ATGACATTTAATAAAAATATTTTTGAGCTAGCACAACAAAATACTTTTTTTAGAAGAGAGCTTGTCACTGGCAAGCACAGCCAGGTTGTTCTCATGAGTGTTCCTGTAGATGGCGAAATTGGGATGGAGCGTCATAAGGTTGATCAAACTTTGGTATTTATTAAAGGGCATGGGCAATCAATAATTAACGGTGAATCGTCTGATGTATACGCAGGGCATTTGGTTTTTGTTCCTGCAGGTGCTGAACATAATTTTAAAAATGTTGGGTCTGACGAACTCAAATTGTTTACGGTGTATGCACCGGCGCAACATGAGCCTGGTGCATTAGAAGAAAAAAAATCTGAATAA